A genome region from Gigantopelta aegis isolate Gae_Host chromosome 3, Gae_host_genome, whole genome shotgun sequence includes the following:
- the LOC121368004 gene encoding tectonic-2-like isoform X3 gives MSGITLGSNVTTSTLPMTTPSIPYILSDWNPDQFSILFKQGQIFKTITVTRILPVTKAVTELVVLTCCVRDPPVYSNQSAAMLVTAVLQPDYCDNCTGGPRKGSDNEQTVIRNPAFREVAPCACDLTFKHCDINCCCDKDCSEDDKKIFSGCIPGLPGGQPAPVERYKCASNHTLKEDWFPLMCVMFEENGFLGYFHGDVPKLATDGDFNSKLSKQKNLFTFREKEKRFQDENSALRGYRDGSSIQTFSRDAGTLRLPSRGILTLPQRTGTGACSDLISVRFFRDINTDCVRSLTAALCRDNSFFSSVMYVESSNTINRQAYRVLMQYGGNNNTITKTDVKYYCTDDVSQYIRSSNPASPVTSRQFFNPPITAENCSYPCQEPRCLEYNKNTSPPPPLQRCSWDTGVGTPPRGPVWIRSANVCSYPVLSLDYKFTWTETSIVQLDAVLILANNVSVITDNPPVLTQKVSVSFQHKVPVVNSTNRNEPFSRSGNPGYDFEKPVLSGCPDNVTSDFQYMETNVSQQMAVWKPDVDGFCNSQKRQTLKFGVDIQSACKLRLTLEDINNCSALKTQILNHLSILMPSAYLGRYGVSDPRNLTHWVTVMRDIPFYIFNVENQTNVQVPSNSNESYIAVNVVDFIKGVCANITNGIHLDIMYGESGRARDYPIREIVGARVGFTVTNWQFSCTSPGTFACLNNNLLTRTFLLTSSVRFIKVPASTPPEPIKFYTSHPATCYSDSCLRYFADYDQTICHYDTCWRELLYPLTDSYTAEPPLYTLGFSLVLVIFSVAYFMITRPWF, from the exons ATGTCTG GTATAACACTGGGTTCTAATGTTACTACTTCCACTTTACCAATGACTACACCGTCAATTCCGTACATTTTATCAGACTGGAATCCAGACCAATTCTCCATACTGTTTAAACAG GGCCAGATTTTCAAGACTATCACCGTGACGCGTATCCTACCTGTTACAAAAGCTGTTACGGAACTTGTGGTTCTGACGTGTTGTGTCCGAGATCCACCAGTCTATAGTAATCAGTCGGCAGCTATGCTAGTCACAGCAGTTCTACAGCCAGACTATTGTGACAACTGCACTGGAGGCCCAC GAAAAGGAAGTGATAATGAGCAAACAGTCATTCGGAATCCAGCGTTTCGAGAAGTTGCTCCATGTGCCTGTGACTTGACGTTCAAGCACTGTGACATCAACTGTTGTTGTGATAAA GACTGCTCAGAAGATGACAAGAAGATCTTCAGTGGCTGTATTCCAGGATTACCTGGGGGTCAACCGGCGCCGGTAGAACGTTACAAGTGTGCCTCAAACCACACCCTCAAGGAGGACTGGTTTCCTCTCATGTGTGTCATGTTTGAGGAGAATGGATTTCTTGGCTATTTCCATGGTGATGTACCCAAACTAGCCACGGATGGTGATTTCAACAGCAAACTCTCAAAGCAAAagaatttgtttacatttag AGAAAAAGAAAAGCGATTCCAGGATGAAAATTCTGCTTTGCGGGGATACAGAGATGGCTCGAGTatccagacattcagtcgcgaTGCAGGCACACTTAGGTTACCGTCTCGGGGAATACTAACCCTGCCCCAGCGCACCGGTACCGGAGCTTGTTCCGATCTAATTTCCGTCAGATTCTTCCGAGACATCAACACTGATTGTGTGCGTTCTCTGACCGCCGCCTTGTGTCGGGATAACTCGTTCTTCAGCTCAGTGATGTATGTGGAGTCGTCGAACACCATAAATCGTCAGGCGTACAGAGTCCTGATGCAGTACGGTGGGAATAACAACACCATCACCAAGACTGACGTGAAGTACTACTGCACGGACGATGTCAGCCAGTACATCAGGTCCAGTAATCCTGCGTCTCCTGTCACCAGCAGACAGTTCTTTAACCCGCCCATCACCGCAGAAAACTGCTCGTACCCTTGTCAAGAACCTCGGTGCTTGGAGTACAACAAAAACACCAGTCCGCCACCCCCGCTTCAGAGGTGTTCCTGGGATACAGGTGTTGGAACCCCTCCCAGAGGTCCGGTGTGGATTCGCAGTGCGAATGTGTGCAGTTACCCGGTTCTTAGTCTGGACTACAAGTTCACATGGACCGAAACCAGCATTGTGCAGCTAGATGCGGTACTCATACTAGCAAATAATGTGAGCGTCATCACAGATAATCCACCTGTTTTGACGCAGAAAGTTTCGGTATCATTTCAACACAAAGTGCCTGTGGTCAACAGCACAAATCGTAATGAACCCTTTTCCAGATCAGGAAATCCGG GGTATGACTTTGAAAAGCCAGTTCTAAGTGGGTGTCCAGACAATGTGACCTCAGACTTCCAGTACATGGAGACCAATGTAAGCCAACAGATGGCTGTATGGAAGCCAG ATGTGGATGGATTTTGTAATTCACAGAAGAGGCAAACTTTGAAGTTTGGTGTAGACATCCAGTCTGCTTGTAAACTTCGTCTCACACTGGAGGACATTAATAATTGCAGTGCACTGAA gacacagatCTTGAACCATTTAAGCATTCTCATGCCATCTGCCTATCTGGGGCGGTATGGTGTCAGCGATCCCAGGAACCTGACCCACTGGGTTACTGTTATGag agaTATACCATTTTACATCTTCAATGTTGAAAACCAAACCAACGTACAAGTTCCATCAAACAGCAATGAATCGTACATCGCTGTGAACGTGGTGGACTTCATTAAAGGTGTCTGTGCCAACATCACCAATGGAATACATCTAGACATCATGTATGGCGAGTCAGGCCGTGCACGAGACTATCCAATCAGAGAGATTGTTGGAGCAAGAGTTGG ATTCACGGTGACAAACTGGCAGTTTTCATGCACAAGCCCTGGCACTTTTGCTTGTTTGAATAATAATTTGCTGACTCGGACGTTTCTCCTCACCAGTTCTGTGAGGTTCATCAAAGTGCCGGCCAGCACACCCCCAGAGCCTATCAA